The following proteins are encoded in a genomic region of Thioclava nitratireducens:
- a CDS encoding twin transmembrane helix small protein produces MRNDPLFYIVAVASLAVLVILMIGIAGFGRGGDFNKKHANKLMRLRIAAQAVAIALILLFVYLRKGG; encoded by the coding sequence ATGCGCAACGACCCGTTATTCTACATCGTCGCCGTGGCAAGTCTGGCGGTTCTGGTGATCTTGATGATCGGCATCGCGGGCTTCGGACGCGGGGGCGATTTCAACAAGAAACATGCCAACAAGCTGATGCGGTTGCGCATTGCCGCCCAGGCGGTCGCGATCGCGCTGATCCTGTTGTTCGTTTATCTCAGAAAGGGTGGCTGA
- a CDS encoding cob(I)yrinic acid a,c-diamide adenosyltransferase, translated as MVVLNRIYTRTGDAGETALSNGVRVAKHSARVTAYGTVDELNATVGIARLHADEALQKQLSVIQNDLFDLGADLARPDMEHDDEAGYPVLRMVESQVTRLETEIDAMNKKLEPLRSFILPGGTALAAHLHMSRTVARRAEREAVSLAAIEGVNEWAVKYLNRLSDWFFVAARIANDDGKDDVLWVPGANR; from the coding sequence ATGGTCGTTCTCAATCGCATCTACACGCGCACCGGCGACGCCGGGGAAACCGCGCTCTCGAACGGGGTGCGCGTCGCCAAACATTCCGCGCGCGTGACCGCCTATGGCACGGTGGACGAGCTGAACGCGACCGTGGGTATCGCGCGCCTGCATGCCGACGAGGCGCTGCAAAAGCAGCTTTCCGTGATCCAGAACGACCTCTTCGATCTGGGCGCCGATCTGGCGCGCCCGGACATGGAACATGACGACGAGGCGGGCTACCCGGTCCTGCGCATGGTCGAGTCCCAGGTGACCCGGCTCGAGACCGAGATCGACGCGATGAACAAGAAGCTCGAGCCGCTGCGCAGCTTCATCCTGCCGGGCGGCACGGCGCTCGCGGCGCACCTTCACATGTCGCGCACCGTCGCGCGTCGTGCCGAGCGCGAAGCCGTGTCCCTCGCCGCGATCGAAGGCGTCAACGAATGGGCAGTGAAATATCTAAACCGCCTGTCCGACTGGTTCTTCGTCGCAGCCCGGATCGCGAATGACGATGGCAAGGATGATGTGTTATGGGTTCCCGGAGCGAACCGCTAA
- a CDS encoding primosomal protein N', which translates to MSEPGWFEEGARVAVLTAEPIGRPLDYRAPEGGCYNGAFVEVPLGPRKVLGVVWGAGEGGFDAAKLRAVNRVFDVPPMRDELRIFLERMAEYTMTPLPQVLRLATRAPGLGDPPGMRKIYRLGDREPSRMTDARARVLEVLEEHGGAGFYLSELAHLAGVTTQVVKGLVKTGALIEAEVPRDQPFPRLDPARPGKALSEAQAAAAEALRAGSGAYSTTLLKGVTGSGKTEVYLEAVAECLRKGRQALVLLPEIALSSEFLSRVEARFGARPGEWHSGVTQSERRRLWKACGAGEVQLVVGARSALFLPFRDLGLIVVDEEHDSSYKQEEGVLYNARDMAVLRASGCSAQVVLASATPSLETWANAEAGKYQRLDLGARFGTAELPEMGTIDMRDEAIESAHWIGPTLVKEVLARVAEGQQAMLFLNRRGYAPVTICRACGHQIGCDHCDARMVEHRFLKRLVCHQCGETKPIPVKCPSCEVEGKLAPVGPGVERLAEEVAERFPDARLAVLSSDLFGSARALKEKIAEIAQGEADIIIGTQIVAKGHNFPRLTLVGVIDADLGLQGSDLRAAEKTFQLMRQVAGRAGRAEEKGAALLQTYQPEHPVIRAILGGDEEAFWAQEAAARQAQGVPPYGRMAGIILSGPDLQPLFEIGNHLARNDAALRRIGAQVFGPAPAPIARVRGRHRVRMLVKAEKSAPLQGALKAWLKGLKLPTNVRLAVDIDPQSFL; encoded by the coding sequence ATGTCTGAACCCGGTTGGTTCGAAGAGGGCGCGCGGGTCGCGGTGCTGACAGCGGAGCCGATCGGGCGGCCGCTCGATTACCGCGCGCCGGAGGGCGGCTGCTACAACGGCGCTTTCGTCGAGGTGCCGCTGGGGCCGCGCAAGGTGCTGGGTGTGGTCTGGGGGGCGGGCGAGGGCGGTTTCGACGCGGCCAAGCTGCGCGCGGTGAACCGGGTCTTCGACGTGCCGCCGATGCGCGACGAACTGCGCATCTTTCTCGAGCGGATGGCGGAGTACACGATGACGCCCCTGCCGCAGGTTTTGCGCCTCGCGACGCGGGCGCCGGGCTTGGGCGATCCGCCGGGGATGCGCAAGATCTACCGCTTGGGCGATCGTGAGCCGTCGCGGATGACCGATGCGCGGGCGCGGGTGCTCGAGGTGCTGGAAGAGCATGGCGGCGCGGGGTTTTACCTGAGCGAGTTGGCGCATCTGGCGGGGGTGACGACGCAGGTGGTGAAAGGGCTGGTGAAGACTGGTGCGCTGATCGAGGCGGAGGTCCCGCGCGATCAGCCCTTCCCGCGGCTCGATCCGGCGCGGCCCGGCAAGGCGCTGTCGGAGGCGCAGGCCGCCGCGGCGGAGGCGTTGCGGGCAGGCTCCGGGGCATATTCGACGACGCTGCTTAAGGGCGTGACCGGATCGGGCAAGACGGAGGTTTATCTCGAGGCCGTCGCGGAATGTCTGCGCAAGGGGCGGCAGGCCTTGGTGCTGTTGCCCGAGATCGCTCTGAGTTCCGAGTTCCTTTCGCGGGTCGAGGCGCGGTTCGGCGCGCGCCCCGGCGAGTGGCATTCCGGCGTCACGCAGAGCGAGCGGCGCAGGCTGTGGAAGGCCTGCGGTGCGGGCGAGGTGCAGCTTGTCGTCGGCGCACGCTCGGCGCTGTTCCTGCCGTTTCGCGATCTGGGGCTGATCGTCGTCGATGAGGAGCATGACAGCTCCTACAAGCAGGAGGAGGGCGTTCTCTATAATGCGCGCGACATGGCGGTGCTGCGCGCCTCGGGTTGTTCGGCGCAGGTGGTGCTGGCCTCGGCGACGCCCAGTCTCGAGACATGGGCGAACGCGGAGGCGGGGAAGTATCAGCGGCTTGATCTGGGCGCACGGTTCGGCACGGCGGAACTGCCCGAGATGGGCACGATCGACATGCGTGACGAGGCGATCGAGAGCGCGCATTGGATCGGGCCGACGCTGGTGAAGGAGGTGCTGGCGCGGGTGGCCGAGGGGCAGCAGGCGATGCTGTTTCTCAACCGTCGCGGCTATGCGCCGGTCACGATCTGTCGGGCCTGCGGGCATCAGATCGGCTGCGATCATTGCGACGCGCGGATGGTCGAGCACCGTTTCCTGAAGCGCCTCGTCTGCCACCAATGCGGCGAGACGAAGCCGATCCCGGTGAAATGCCCGAGTTGCGAAGTGGAAGGGAAGCTCGCGCCGGTCGGGCCGGGGGTCGAGCGGCTGGCCGAGGAGGTTGCGGAGCGCTTCCCCGACGCGCGCCTGGCGGTGCTGTCTTCCGACCTGTTCGGTTCAGCCCGCGCGCTGAAGGAGAAGATCGCCGAGATCGCACAGGGCGAGGCGGATATCATCATCGGCACCCAGATCGTGGCGAAGGGGCATAACTTCCCACGGCTGACCTTGGTGGGCGTGATCGACGCCGATCTGGGCCTGCAAGGCTCGGACCTGCGCGCGGCGGAGAAGACATTCCAACTGATGCGGCAGGTGGCGGGCCGGGCGGGCCGCGCCGAGGAGAAGGGCGCGGCGCTGTTGCAGACCTATCAGCCCGAGCACCCGGTGATCCGGGCGATTCTGGGTGGCGACGAGGAGGCGTTCTGGGCGCAGGAGGCGGCCGCGCGGCAGGCGCAGGGCGTACCGCCTTACGGGCGGATGGCCGGGATCATCCTGTCGGGGCCGGACCTGCAGCCGCTTTTCGAGATCGGCAATCACCTGGCGCGCAACGACGCCGCGCTGCGCCGGATCGGCGCGCAGGTCTTCGGGCCCGCGCCTGCGCCGATCGCGCGGGTGCGCGGGCGGCATCGGGTGCGGATGCTGGTGAAGGCAGAGAAAAGCGCGCCGCTGCAGGGCGCGCTCAAGGCTTGGCTCAAGGGGCTGAAGCTGCCGACGAATGTGCGGCTCGCAGTCGATATCGATCCGCAGAGCTTCCTTTGA
- the fsa gene encoding fructose-6-phosphate aldolase — MKFFVDTADTAAIKELNDLGMVDGVTTNPSLILKSGRNILEVTKEICDMVHGPVSAEVVATEAKDMIEEGMKLAKIAPNIAIKVPLTWEGLTACKAFASEGHMVNVTLCFSTAQAILAAKAGATFISPFIGRLDDINLDGMDLIEDIRTVYDNYDFSTQILAASIRSVNHISDAARIGADVITAPPAVIKSMANHPLTDKGLAQFLKDWEATGQKI; from the coding sequence ATGAAATTCTTCGTCGATACCGCTGACACCGCCGCGATCAAGGAACTCAACGATCTGGGTATGGTCGATGGCGTGACCACCAACCCGTCGCTGATCCTGAAATCGGGCCGCAACATTCTCGAAGTCACCAAGGAAATCTGCGACATGGTCCACGGGCCGGTCTCGGCCGAAGTCGTGGCCACCGAAGCCAAGGACATGATCGAAGAAGGTATGAAGCTCGCCAAGATCGCCCCCAATATCGCGATCAAGGTGCCGCTGACCTGGGAGGGCCTGACCGCTTGCAAGGCTTTCGCATCCGAAGGCCACATGGTCAATGTCACGCTGTGCTTCTCGACCGCGCAGGCGATCCTCGCCGCGAAGGCGGGCGCGACCTTCATCTCGCCCTTCATCGGCCGCCTCGACGACATCAACCTCGACGGGATGGATCTGATCGAAGACATCCGCACGGTCTATGACAACTACGATTTCTCGACCCAGATCCTCGCCGCCTCGATCCGCTCGGTGAACCACATCAGCGACGCCGCGCGCATCGGCGCCGACGTGATCACCGCCCCGCCGGCGGTTATCAAGTCGATGGCGAACCATCCGCTGACCGACAAGGGTCTGGCCCAGTTCCTCAAGGATTGGGAAGCGACCGGCCAGAAGATCTGA
- a CDS encoding DUF484 family protein: MSDETGMTEPALVEQLRDKIISDPDVILEDRDLMRALIAANEAAMGGNIVDLRGAAMSRLEARLDRLEDTHRSVIAAAYENLAGTNQIHRAVLRMLDPHDFQSFLSNLASEVAEILRVDAVRLVLESHQNEDDPALRQLGEVLCVAEPGFITEYMRGGRGGQPRQVVLRQTVPGSEAIFGEAANWVRSEALMQLDLGEGRLPGMLVMAAEDPHQFKPSQGTDLLAFFAGVFERTMRRWLD; encoded by the coding sequence ATGAGCGACGAGACAGGCATGACCGAACCGGCCCTCGTGGAGCAACTCCGCGACAAGATCATTTCCGACCCTGACGTGATTCTCGAGGACCGCGACCTGATGCGGGCGCTGATCGCCGCGAACGAAGCGGCGATGGGCGGCAATATCGTCGATCTGCGCGGCGCGGCCATGTCCCGGCTGGAGGCGCGGCTCGACCGGCTGGAAGACACCCACCGGTCTGTCATCGCCGCCGCCTATGAGAACCTCGCAGGTACCAACCAGATTCACCGCGCGGTTCTGCGGATGCTCGACCCGCATGACTTTCAGTCCTTCCTGTCGAATTTGGCTTCCGAAGTGGCCGAGATCCTGCGCGTCGATGCGGTGCGCCTGGTGCTCGAGAGCCACCAGAACGAGGACGACCCGGCACTTCGCCAGCTGGGCGAGGTGCTTTGCGTGGCCGAACCCGGCTTCATCACCGAATACATGCGCGGCGGGCGCGGCGGGCAGCCGCGACAGGTCGTGCTGCGCCAGACCGTTCCCGGCTCCGAGGCGATCTTCGGCGAGGCCGCGAACTGGGTGCGCTCCGAGGCGCTGATGCAGCTCGATCTGGGCGAGGGCCGGCTGCCGGGCATGCTGGTCATGGCCGCCGAGGATCCGCATCAGTTCAAACCCTCGCAGGGCACCGATCTTCTGGCCTTCTTCGCAGGCGTATTCGAACGCACGATGCGCCGCTGGCTGGATTGA
- a CDS encoding tyrosine recombinase XerC encodes MAEPSAGLLDALAEWLSHLRGLRDASEHTITAYRRDVAGFLGFLQNHHGESLGTARIAQLGPSDMRAWMAHERSREVSSRSLARALSSVKSFIRWLADRDGFDASHILSTRSPKYQRKLPRPLNEDAAAEMIEQVDTQAMEPWIAARDAAVLTLLYGCGLRISEALALRADAHPLPEVLRIRGKGDKERLVPVVPAAREAVAEYIRLCPYPAEPDAPLFYGARGKPLNPRMISKAMERARMSLGLPSTATPHAMRHSFATHLLAAGGDLRAIQELLGHASLGTTQIYTAVDAARLMEIYDKSHPRA; translated from the coding sequence ATGGCGGAGCCGTCCGCAGGGCTGCTAGACGCGCTCGCCGAGTGGCTGAGCCATCTGCGCGGTTTACGCGACGCGTCCGAGCATACGATCACCGCCTATCGGCGCGACGTGGCGGGCTTCCTAGGATTTCTGCAAAATCATCATGGCGAGAGCCTCGGCACCGCCCGGATCGCGCAGCTCGGCCCTTCCGACATGCGGGCATGGATGGCGCATGAGCGGTCGCGCGAGGTCTCGTCGCGCTCGCTCGCCCGCGCTCTGTCCTCGGTCAAAAGCTTCATCCGCTGGCTCGCCGATCGCGACGGGTTCGACGCGAGCCATATCCTCTCGACCCGCAGCCCGAAATATCAACGCAAGCTGCCGCGACCGCTGAACGAAGACGCCGCCGCCGAGATGATCGAACAGGTCGACACGCAAGCGATGGAGCCGTGGATCGCCGCGCGCGATGCCGCCGTGCTGACGCTGCTTTATGGCTGCGGGCTGCGGATATCCGAGGCGCTCGCGCTGCGCGCCGACGCCCACCCGCTGCCCGAGGTGCTGCGCATCCGCGGCAAGGGCGACAAAGAACGGCTGGTCCCGGTCGTCCCCGCCGCCCGCGAGGCGGTGGCCGAATACATTCGCCTGTGCCCCTACCCGGCCGAGCCGGACGCCCCCTTGTTCTACGGCGCACGCGGAAAGCCGCTCAATCCGCGGATGATTTCCAAGGCGATGGAGCGGGCGCGCATGTCGCTTGGCCTGCCTTCGACCGCGACGCCGCATGCGATGCGCCACAGCTTTGCCACGCATTTGCTGGCCGCTGGCGGCGATCTGCGCGCCATTCAGGAACTGCTGGGCCATGCGAGCCTCGGCACCACCCAGATCTACACTGCCGTCGACGCGGCGCGACTTATGGAAATCTACGACAAGAGCCATCCGCGCGCCTGA
- a CDS encoding CDP-alcohol phosphatidyltransferase family protein translates to MDIRIKALFVHLLTATGAVLSMLALLAAAEGQWSMMFLWLVTAFFVDGIDGPLARRYDVKANFPLYDGVLMDLIIDYLTYVFIPAFALFQSSLLPGWTGWLAIIAITYGSVVYFSDTRMKTKDNSFQGFPGAWNMLVLVLFALKPGYWTILVVVVALAIAMFLPLKFIHPVRTKRWRVVSLPVALLWTFFAGWAAWVDFDPASWAHWGLVVTSFYLLLVGIVQQIVPERR, encoded by the coding sequence ATGGATATCCGCATCAAAGCCCTTTTCGTCCACCTTCTGACCGCCACCGGCGCGGTGTTGTCGATGCTCGCGCTCCTCGCGGCCGCGGAAGGCCAATGGTCGATGATGTTCCTTTGGCTCGTCACCGCGTTCTTCGTTGACGGGATCGATGGTCCGCTCGCGCGGCGCTACGATGTGAAGGCGAATTTTCCGCTCTATGACGGTGTCCTGATGGACCTGATCATCGACTACCTGACCTATGTATTCATCCCTGCCTTCGCGCTGTTCCAGTCGAGCCTGCTGCCGGGATGGACGGGCTGGCTCGCGATCATCGCGATCACCTATGGCAGCGTGGTCTATTTCTCCGACACCCGGATGAAGACGAAGGACAACTCGTTTCAGGGTTTTCCGGGCGCGTGGAACATGCTTGTGCTGGTGCTGTTCGCGCTGAAGCCCGGCTATTGGACGATCCTCGTGGTGGTCGTGGCGCTTGCCATCGCGATGTTCCTGCCGCTGAAATTCATCCACCCCGTGCGCACGAAGCGCTGGCGCGTGGTCTCTCTGCCTGTGGCGCTACTGTGGACCTTCTTCGCGGGCTGGGCCGCATGGGTCGATTTCGACCCGGCGAGCTGGGCGCATTGGGGGCTGGTCGTGACCTCGTTCTACCTGCTGCTCGTCGGCATCGTGCAACAAATCGTCCCTGAACGGCGTTGA
- a CDS encoding DMT family transporter, whose translation MSLTIMAAVLGAAFLHALWNALIRLGGSKIRAMVMLSIAEAVIGLAVALSRPLPDSAALGWILAAGVIHFGYKFFLAHAYEQGDLSRVYPIARGTAPMMVAVVSAALAIDAMSGLEYAGIAVLGLGIALMARGVFTDGESRRLLPYAMGSALATATYTLVDGMGARISGEPVGYVGWIMVLGGVLFASGMLAQRGTAMLRAVPREWGIATLGAAASYGAYAISIWAMTRAPIALVATLRETSILFAVLIGWLVFGEKMRVTKALAALLIVSGVVLTRV comes from the coding sequence ATGAGTTTGACGATCATGGCGGCGGTGCTGGGCGCGGCCTTTCTGCACGCCCTGTGGAACGCGCTGATCCGGCTTGGTGGCTCGAAAATCCGTGCGATGGTGATGCTGTCGATTGCCGAGGCGGTGATCGGCCTGGCGGTCGCCCTGTCGCGACCGCTGCCGGACAGTGCCGCGCTGGGCTGGATCCTCGCCGCGGGCGTCATCCATTTTGGCTACAAGTTCTTCCTCGCCCATGCCTATGAGCAGGGCGACCTGAGCCGGGTCTATCCGATCGCGCGTGGAACCGCGCCGATGATGGTGGCGGTCGTCTCCGCCGCCTTGGCGATCGACGCGATGAGCGGGCTCGAATATGCCGGGATCGCTGTGCTGGGCCTCGGCATCGCCTTGATGGCGCGCGGCGTGTTCACCGATGGCGAGAGTCGCCGTCTGCTGCCCTACGCGATGGGCTCGGCACTCGCGACTGCGACCTACACGCTGGTCGACGGGATGGGCGCGCGCATATCGGGCGAGCCGGTGGGCTACGTCGGGTGGATCATGGTGTTGGGTGGCGTGCTCTTCGCCTCAGGTATGCTGGCGCAGCGCGGCACCGCGATGCTGCGCGCCGTGCCGCGCGAATGGGGAATCGCGACGCTCGGGGCTGCGGCGTCTTACGGGGCTTACGCGATCTCGATCTGGGCGATGACCCGCGCGCCGATCGCGCTGGTCGCGACCCTGCGCGAGACCTCGATCCTGTTCGCGGTGCTGATCGGTTGGCTCGTTTTCGGCGAGAAGATGCGGGTTACGAAAGCGCTTGCCGCGCTGCTGATCGTCTCGGGCGTGGTGCTGACGCGGGTCTGA
- the truA gene encoding tRNA pseudouridine(38-40) synthase TruA has product MPRYALKIEYDGGPFAGWQRQADQPSVQGAVEDALAKLEPGPHTIAAAGRTDAGVHATGQVAHADLKKDWDPFRLSEALNYHLRPAPVAILACARVDDEFHARFSAQERRYLFRLVQRRAPTTHDRGLVWRVQNPLDVEAMREGASHLIGHHDFTTFRSTMCQSKSPVKTLDEIRIEEHDILHGREVRFHLRARSFLHNQVRSIVGTLERVGAGSWPAERVAEALAARDRAACGPVCPPQGLYLSAVGYPRDPFG; this is encoded by the coding sequence ATGCCCAGATATGCCTTGAAAATCGAATATGACGGGGGCCCCTTTGCCGGGTGGCAACGTCAGGCCGATCAGCCTTCGGTGCAAGGCGCGGTCGAGGACGCTTTGGCGAAGCTCGAACCCGGCCCCCACACGATCGCCGCGGCGGGACGCACCGATGCGGGCGTTCATGCGACCGGGCAGGTGGCCCATGCCGATCTGAAGAAGGATTGGGACCCGTTCCGACTTTCGGAAGCGCTGAATTATCATCTCCGCCCCGCGCCGGTGGCGATACTCGCCTGCGCCCGGGTCGACGACGAGTTCCACGCCCGGTTCTCGGCGCAGGAGCGGCGCTACCTGTTCCGGCTCGTGCAACGTCGTGCGCCGACGACCCATGACCGCGGTCTGGTCTGGCGCGTGCAGAACCCGCTGGACGTGGAGGCGATGCGCGAAGGCGCGTCGCATCTGATCGGGCACCATGATTTCACGACGTTTCGTTCGACCATGTGCCAATCGAAATCGCCGGTCAAAACGCTCGACGAGATCCGGATCGAAGAACATGACATTCTACATGGGCGCGAGGTGCGGTTTCATTTGCGCGCTCGCAGCTTCCTGCACAATCAGGTCCGTTCGATCGTCGGCACGCTGGAGCGGGTCGGTGCTGGCTCCTGGCCGGCCGAGCGCGTCGCCGAAGCGCTCGCCGCCCGCGACCGCGCCGCATGCGGTCCGGTCTGTCCGCCGCAGGGCCTCTATCTAAGCGCCGTCGGCTATCCCCGCGATCCCTTCGGCTGA
- a CDS encoding polysaccharide biosynthesis protein, which yields MSSVLTDKIATRLIALSRPRKAAVIAALDALLAIGCLAAAMHFATTSPGWSLGLPSPIFLTVGGIVAASVSLGTGLARLPLKDFARDGAGKALGVSCLLVFALWISPGWRGGAIAFFFGGAFLSGLVAQRWALLGLTAVLYRRSYVVSRIAIYGATPEGLALARALRDRSGFLTCAFLDDSPVLRGATLDGVPVLGHVTREALIRKFNVDRVVLADPLLPTPRKAALARDLSALGLRCEALPDFALLVGGADLAARLQPVRSERWLGRSEITEDDPPDAEFYCGKTMLISGAGGSIGAELCHQILACRPAKLVLLELSEKALFTILSDLSPLAERAGTELVTRLGSAADAALVHEIFARETIDVVFHAAAYKHVVLVEQNPFSGCANNVAATVCLARAARAAKVTRFVLISSDKAIAPRSVMGASKRMAELVVQDLARRAGATVFSIVRFGNVLGSSGSVVPIFERQIAQGGPITLTDPEATRYFMTIAEAARLVLIAGRWDGAGRVYALDMGAPIRIGDLARQMVEARGLRLRGPDCPEGDIELLPIGLRPGEKLHEAPVTGARSQATAHPKIRDVPVPHLSRRETAMFLRYLDAALGQRCAARLDEIISRLQRLEGDDPASPVVQVPGGPDADIQKAQNFEITPRRRSGAMASQVTRAMKESRSIAPMEKRKTSLPTQLPMPRAPAGGQTVSAEGIAGIADGA from the coding sequence ATGAGTTCGGTGCTCACCGACAAGATCGCGACGCGGCTGATCGCATTGTCGCGCCCGCGAAAGGCGGCTGTCATCGCGGCGCTCGATGCGCTTCTGGCGATAGGATGCCTTGCCGCAGCAATGCATTTCGCAACCACGTCGCCGGGATGGAGCCTTGGGCTCCCTTCGCCGATCTTTCTGACGGTGGGGGGTATCGTCGCCGCATCAGTGAGCCTCGGCACCGGTCTTGCCCGCTTGCCCCTGAAGGACTTCGCAAGGGATGGGGCGGGGAAGGCATTGGGTGTCTCCTGCCTTCTGGTATTTGCCCTCTGGATCAGTCCTGGATGGCGAGGTGGCGCGATCGCATTCTTCTTCGGGGGCGCGTTCCTGTCTGGCCTCGTGGCTCAACGCTGGGCTCTTCTGGGGCTGACCGCAGTGCTGTATCGCCGCTCGTACGTCGTCTCGCGCATCGCAATCTACGGCGCGACCCCGGAGGGGCTCGCGCTGGCGCGGGCGTTGCGCGATCGATCCGGTTTCCTGACCTGCGCGTTTCTCGATGACAGCCCGGTTCTGCGCGGTGCGACCTTGGACGGGGTTCCGGTTCTCGGCCACGTGACGCGCGAGGCATTGATCCGCAAGTTCAACGTCGATCGCGTCGTTCTCGCCGACCCGCTCCTGCCCACGCCGCGCAAGGCCGCGCTGGCGCGAGACCTCTCGGCCCTCGGACTGCGCTGCGAGGCATTGCCGGATTTCGCGCTTCTGGTCGGTGGCGCCGATCTCGCCGCGCGGCTGCAGCCGGTGCGCTCCGAACGGTGGCTTGGTCGTTCCGAGATCACGGAAGACGATCCGCCCGACGCGGAGTTCTACTGCGGCAAAACCATGCTCATCTCGGGGGCGGGCGGTTCCATCGGGGCGGAGCTTTGCCACCAGATACTCGCCTGTCGTCCGGCGAAACTGGTCCTTCTCGAGCTATCGGAAAAGGCGCTCTTCACAATCCTCTCCGACCTGAGCCCGCTGGCGGAGCGCGCGGGCACCGAACTTGTCACGCGGCTCGGCTCTGCAGCGGATGCGGCGCTGGTGCATGAGATATTCGCGCGCGAAACGATCGACGTCGTATTCCACGCCGCCGCCTACAAACATGTCGTTCTGGTCGAGCAGAATCCCTTCTCGGGATGCGCGAATAACGTCGCCGCCACGGTCTGTCTCGCGCGCGCCGCCCGTGCCGCGAAAGTTACGCGTTTCGTGCTGATTTCGAGCGACAAGGCGATCGCGCCCCGCTCGGTCATGGGGGCGTCTAAACGAATGGCCGAATTGGTCGTGCAGGATCTTGCGCGCCGTGCGGGCGCGACCGTCTTCTCCATCGTGCGCTTCGGGAATGTGCTCGGCTCATCCGGGTCGGTCGTGCCGATATTCGAGCGACAGATCGCGCAGGGTGGGCCGATCACGCTCACCGATCCCGAGGCCACGCGTTACTTCATGACGATCGCCGAGGCCGCGCGGCTTGTGCTGATCGCAGGGCGTTGGGACGGCGCAGGACGGGTCTATGCACTCGACATGGGCGCGCCGATCCGGATCGGCGATCTCGCCCGGCAGATGGTCGAAGCGCGCGGGTTGCGCCTTCGCGGACCGGACTGTCCAGAAGGCGATATCGAGCTTTTGCCTATCGGCCTGCGTCCGGGCGAGAAATTGCATGAAGCTCCGGTGACCGGCGCGCGTAGCCAAGCGACCGCACATCCGAAGATTCGAGATGTCCCCGTCCCCCATCTCTCGAGACGCGAGACCGCCATGTTTCTGCGCTATCTCGACGCTGCCTTGGGGCAGCGTTGCGCGGCGCGGCTGGATGAGATCATCTCGCGTCTGCAACGGTTGGAGGGCGACGACCCTGCTTCGCCTGTCGTTCAGGTGCCCGGAGGGCCTGACGCTGATATTCAAAAAGCGCAGAATTTCGAGATCACGCCTCGCAGGCGAAGCGGAGCAATGGCAAGCCAGGTCACGCGCGCGATGAAGGAAAGTCGGAGCATCGCCCCGATGGAAAAGCGCAAGACCTCGCTTCCAACTCAGCTGCCGATGCCGCGCGCCCCGGCCGGGGGCCAGACCGTGTCAGCCGAAGGGATCGCGGGGATAGCCGACGGCGCTTAG